The following proteins come from a genomic window of Actinomarinicola tropica:
- the gnd gene encoding phosphogluconate dehydrogenase (NAD(+)-dependent, decarboxylating), producing MQLGMIGAGRMGANIVRRLLRAGHDCVAYDVDPTAVAELVADGARGAATVDELVAALEPPRAVWAMVPAGITGHVVTDVASRLSPGDAVIDGANGYYGDSIARAAVLAEDGIAHLDVGVSGGVFGLARGFSLMIGGDAAAVERLAPIFRDLAPGVDSAERTPGRTGAPAPAEEGWLHCGGPGAGHLVKMVHNGIEYGMMAAVAEGLNILDHAGIAVGRPDDDPEIAPLKGPERFRYDLDLAEITEVWRRGSVVSSWLVDLTAAALHADPDLAGYQGRVADSGEGRWTVQTAVELGVPAHVIAGSLFARFSSRGESDYGDRVLSAMRHQFGGHVEHPVTGPPT from the coding sequence ATGCAGCTCGGGATGATCGGCGCCGGACGGATGGGCGCCAACATCGTCCGGCGCCTCCTACGGGCCGGGCACGACTGCGTCGCCTACGACGTCGACCCGACGGCCGTGGCCGAGCTCGTCGCCGATGGCGCCAGGGGCGCGGCGACCGTCGACGAGCTCGTGGCCGCGCTCGAGCCACCCCGCGCCGTGTGGGCGATGGTGCCGGCGGGCATCACCGGCCACGTCGTCACCGACGTGGCGAGCCGCCTCTCCCCCGGCGACGCGGTGATCGACGGGGCCAACGGCTACTACGGCGACTCGATCGCCCGGGCCGCCGTGCTCGCCGAGGACGGCATCGCCCACCTCGACGTCGGCGTCAGCGGCGGGGTGTTCGGACTGGCGCGGGGCTTCTCGCTGATGATCGGGGGCGACGCCGCCGCGGTCGAGCGCCTCGCCCCGATCTTCCGCGACCTCGCCCCGGGGGTCGACTCCGCCGAGCGCACGCCGGGCCGCACCGGGGCGCCGGCGCCGGCGGAGGAGGGCTGGCTGCACTGCGGCGGGCCGGGCGCCGGGCACCTGGTGAAGATGGTCCACAACGGGATCGAGTACGGGATGATGGCGGCGGTCGCGGAGGGCCTGAACATCCTCGACCACGCGGGCATCGCGGTGGGGCGCCCCGACGACGACCCCGAGATCGCGCCGCTGAAGGGGCCCGAGCGGTTCCGCTACGACCTCGACCTCGCGGAGATCACCGAGGTGTGGCGGCGCGGCTCGGTCGTGTCGTCATGGCTCGTCGACCTGACGGCGGCCGCCCTGCACGCCGACCCCGACCTCGCCGGGTACCAGGGGCGGGTGGCCGACTCCGGCGAGGGGCGCTGGACGGTCCAGACGGCGGTCGAGCTCGGCGTGCCCGCCCACGTCATCGCCGGGTCGCTGTTCGCCCGGTTCAGCTCCCGCGGCGAGTCCGACTACGGCGACCGCGTGCTGTCGGCGATGCGCCACCAGTTCGGCGGGCACGTGGAGCACCCGGTGACGGGACCGCCGACGTGA
- a CDS encoding thioesterase family protein has translation MTANPEALYLPDGDHLVPTELTVGPWDPAAQHGGAPSALLTHAVESADAPVPVQIARLTFELLRPVPLTPLRITTEVLRPGKKVQLVQASLHAGDTEVMRATALRIRRADLPVPDEAVPADPPPPGPEHGEQLQFPGAPEPDGLTFHRDANEILFVDGGFDRPGPATGWIRLRYPVIASETTTPMMRLAGAADFGNGFSWAVPRGQWIFINPDLTIHAVREPLGDWICLRSTTFPGSTGAAAAESALYDGQGRVGRSVQSLLLDRT, from the coding sequence GTGACCGCGAACCCCGAGGCCCTCTACCTCCCCGACGGCGACCACCTCGTCCCCACCGAGCTCACCGTCGGCCCCTGGGACCCGGCCGCCCAGCACGGCGGCGCCCCGTCCGCGCTGCTCACCCACGCCGTCGAGTCAGCCGACGCCCCCGTCCCGGTCCAGATCGCGCGCCTCACGTTCGAGCTCCTGCGCCCGGTCCCCCTCACGCCCCTCCGCATCACGACCGAGGTGCTCCGCCCCGGCAAGAAGGTCCAGCTCGTGCAGGCGTCCCTCCACGCCGGCGACACCGAGGTCATGCGGGCCACGGCCCTGCGCATCCGCCGCGCCGACCTCCCGGTGCCCGACGAGGCGGTGCCGGCGGATCCGCCGCCCCCCGGGCCGGAGCACGGCGAGCAGCTCCAGTTCCCCGGCGCACCCGAGCCCGACGGCCTCACCTTCCACCGCGACGCCAACGAGATCCTGTTCGTCGACGGCGGCTTCGATCGCCCCGGACCGGCCACCGGGTGGATCCGCCTCCGCTACCCGGTGATCGCCAGCGAGACGACGACGCCGATGATGCGACTCGCCGGTGCCGCCGACTTCGGCAACGGCTTCTCCTGGGCGGTGCCCCGCGGCCAGTGGATCTTCATCAACCCCGACCTGACGATCCACGCCGTGCGCGAACCGCTCGGCGACTGGATCTGCCTGCGCTCGACGACCTTCCCCGGCTCCACCGGTGCCGCGGCAGCCGAGAGCGCCCTCTACGACGGGCAGGGTCGGGTGGGTCGGTCCGTCCAGAGCCTCCTGCTCGACCGCACCTGA
- a CDS encoding Gfo/Idh/MocA family protein gives MAVTAAAAPLRWGIAGPGDIASAMARALRHVEGAELVAVGSRSMERAASFAERFGATRAHGSYEALLDDDEVDLVYVATPHSSHRELAVAALEAGRHVLCEKAFAVNAREAREMAAAARASGRFLMEAMWTWFLPPVVELRRRLASGEIGRVRAVEANFSIAVPGPTGRHHELALAGGALLDLGVYPVALSRFLLGPPVEVRALGELGPTAVDVNLGVVASHPDGAVSIFHTGLEARSSHWCEVVGTEGVVRIEPPFWGTSGFTIDRHDGAPERVEVPHHGLAHEAIHAVERIRGGHLESDVIPLDTSVAIMATLDEIRRQIGVTYPADTP, from the coding sequence GTGGCGGTGACGGCGGCGGCGGCGCCCCTGCGGTGGGGCATCGCCGGGCCGGGCGACATCGCGTCGGCGATGGCTCGGGCGCTGCGACACGTCGAGGGCGCGGAGCTCGTCGCCGTCGGCTCGCGCTCGATGGAGCGGGCCGCGTCGTTCGCCGAGCGGTTCGGCGCGACCCGGGCGCACGGGTCCTACGAGGCGCTGCTCGACGACGACGAGGTCGACCTGGTGTACGTCGCCACCCCGCACTCGTCGCACCGTGAGCTGGCGGTGGCCGCGCTGGAGGCAGGGCGCCACGTGCTGTGCGAGAAGGCGTTCGCGGTCAACGCCCGGGAGGCTCGGGAGATGGCTGCCGCCGCGCGGGCGTCGGGTCGCTTCCTCATGGAGGCGATGTGGACGTGGTTCCTGCCGCCCGTGGTCGAGCTGCGTCGACGGCTGGCGTCGGGCGAGATCGGCCGTGTGCGGGCGGTCGAGGCGAACTTCTCGATCGCCGTGCCGGGGCCGACCGGTCGGCACCACGAGCTGGCGCTGGCCGGCGGTGCGCTGCTCGACCTCGGCGTGTACCCGGTGGCGCTGTCACGGTTCCTGCTCGGGCCGCCGGTCGAGGTGCGGGCGCTCGGCGAGCTCGGTCCGACGGCCGTCGACGTCAACCTCGGTGTCGTGGCGTCGCATCCGGACGGCGCCGTGTCGATCTTCCACACGGGGCTCGAGGCCCGCAGCTCGCACTGGTGCGAGGTCGTCGGCACCGAGGGGGTCGTGCGCATCGAGCCGCCCTTCTGGGGGACGAGCGGGTTCACGATCGACCGCCACGACGGCGCGCCCGAGCGCGTGGAGGTGCCGCACCACGGGCTGGCCCACGAGGCGATCCACGCCGTGGAGCGGATCCGGGGCGGTCACCTCGAGTCCGACGTCATCCCGCTCGACACCAGCGTGGCGATCATGGCGACGCTCGACGAGATCCGCCGCCAGATCGGCGTCACCTATCCCGCCGACACCCCCTGA
- a CDS encoding pirin family protein has protein sequence MTDPVLQTVPLGAQWPTLDPFLFCAHHDDAYPAGDDAMAPAVPVDDRELGMDFSGADGWSMYHGLTVPGFPGHPHRGFETVTFVRKGLIDHSDSLGAAARFGRGDVQWVTAGRGIVHSEMFPLVHADRTNPLELFQIWLNLPAEDKLVDPYFTMFWADDIARHVVGPEGRRAEVTVIAGAFGDVTAPAPPPSSWAARADADVAIWHVRLDPGARLTLPAAAHAESLRVLYVFEADTAVVGGTEVGNDTGVQLASDQEVEVVAGDAEVEALVLQGRPIGEPVARYGPFVMNTEQEIRQAMVDYQSTQFGGWPWEDDAPTHGRDRGRFARHVDGRLEEPEGTSV, from the coding sequence ATGACCGACCCCGTGCTGCAGACCGTCCCGCTCGGCGCGCAGTGGCCGACGCTCGACCCGTTCCTCTTCTGCGCCCACCACGACGACGCGTACCCGGCGGGCGACGACGCCATGGCGCCCGCCGTGCCGGTCGACGACCGCGAGCTGGGCATGGACTTCTCCGGCGCCGACGGGTGGAGCATGTACCACGGCCTCACCGTCCCCGGCTTCCCGGGCCACCCGCACCGGGGGTTCGAGACGGTCACGTTCGTCCGCAAGGGACTGATCGACCACTCCGACTCGCTCGGCGCCGCCGCCCGGTTCGGTCGGGGCGACGTGCAGTGGGTGACGGCCGGGCGGGGGATCGTGCACTCCGAGATGTTCCCGCTGGTCCACGCCGACCGGACGAACCCGCTCGAGCTGTTCCAGATCTGGCTCAACCTCCCGGCCGAGGACAAGCTCGTCGATCCGTACTTCACGATGTTCTGGGCCGACGACATCGCCCGCCACGTCGTGGGGCCGGAGGGGCGGCGCGCCGAGGTCACCGTCATCGCCGGGGCGTTCGGGGACGTGACGGCGCCGGCGCCGCCACCCAGCTCGTGGGCCGCCCGCGCCGACGCCGACGTCGCGATCTGGCACGTCCGGCTCGATCCGGGCGCCCGCCTCACGCTGCCCGCGGCCGCTCACGCCGAGTCGCTGCGGGTGCTCTACGTGTTCGAGGCCGACACCGCCGTGGTGGGGGGCACCGAGGTGGGCAACGACACCGGGGTCCAGCTGGCGTCCGACCAGGAGGTCGAGGTCGTGGCCGGCGATGCCGAGGTCGAGGCGCTCGTGCTCCAGGGTCGGCCGATCGGCGAGCCCGTGGCCCGCTACGGGCCGTTCGTCATGAACACCGAGCAGGAGATCCGCCAGGCGATGGTCGACTACCAGTCGACCCAGTTCGGCGGCTGGCCCTGGGAGGACGACGCGCCGACGCACGGTCGAGACCGCGGACGGTTCGCGCGCCACGTCGACGGCCGCCTGGAGGAGCCCGAGGGCACGTCCGTCTGA
- the zwf gene encoding glucose-6-phosphate dehydrogenase, producing the protein MSAAHRTERADALVLFGITGDLAKKKLIPAVYRLALHDRLPDAVVGVARSGWDLDDLRRHIRTTLDESDHDVDDEVFERIARALRYVDGDYEDEDTYVRVAEAVADQQLPVFYFAIPPDLFDDVISGLVANGLHERARVVLEKPFGRDLASAQELNALLHRHFPESSIFRIDHFLGKEAVQNLMVFRFTNTLLDPVWNRYYVDNVQVTLAEDFGVEGRGRFYDGVGALRDVVQNHLLQVVALLAMEPPATDDPEALRDEIAKVLRAIRPFDPADVVRGQFEGYREEDGVEPDSDTETFVAVRAFVDSWRWAGVPWYIRAGKSMASTVTEAVVELKRPPRPMFTSTASVPEPNRLSFRMKPDDQITVAVQAKKPGEELESRPVSLVLSEAVDDGDAPGAYDRLLDDALDGDPRLFSRQDAVEAAWEAVQPVLDAPPPSELYRVGSWGPTGADRLVPGDVWNPCGEG; encoded by the coding sequence GTGAGCGCCGCCCACCGCACGGAGCGGGCCGACGCCCTGGTGCTGTTCGGGATCACCGGCGACCTGGCCAAGAAGAAGCTCATCCCCGCCGTGTACCGCCTGGCGCTCCACGACCGCCTGCCCGACGCCGTCGTCGGCGTCGCCCGCAGCGGGTGGGACCTCGACGACCTGCGGCGCCACATCCGCACCACGCTCGACGAGTCCGACCACGACGTCGACGACGAGGTGTTCGAGCGGATCGCCCGGGCCCTCCGCTACGTCGACGGCGACTACGAGGACGAGGACACCTACGTCCGCGTCGCCGAGGCGGTCGCCGACCAGCAGCTGCCGGTCTTCTACTTCGCCATCCCGCCCGACCTCTTCGACGACGTGATCTCCGGGCTCGTCGCCAACGGGCTCCACGAGCGGGCCCGGGTGGTGCTCGAGAAGCCGTTCGGCCGCGACCTCGCCTCGGCCCAGGAGCTCAACGCCCTCCTCCACCGCCACTTCCCCGAGTCGTCGATCTTCCGGATCGACCACTTCCTCGGCAAGGAGGCGGTGCAGAACCTGATGGTGTTCCGCTTCACGAACACGCTGCTCGACCCGGTGTGGAACCGCTACTACGTCGACAACGTGCAGGTCACGCTGGCCGAGGACTTCGGCGTCGAGGGCCGGGGGCGCTTCTACGACGGGGTCGGCGCGCTCCGGGACGTCGTGCAGAACCACCTGCTCCAGGTCGTCGCGCTGCTGGCGATGGAGCCGCCCGCCACCGACGACCCCGAGGCGCTGCGCGACGAGATCGCGAAGGTGCTGCGCGCCATCCGGCCGTTCGACCCCGCCGACGTGGTGCGGGGCCAGTTCGAGGGGTACCGCGAGGAGGACGGCGTCGAGCCGGACTCCGACACCGAGACCTTCGTCGCCGTCCGGGCCTTCGTCGACTCGTGGCGCTGGGCGGGGGTGCCCTGGTACATCCGGGCCGGCAAGTCGATGGCGTCGACGGTCACCGAGGCGGTCGTCGAGCTGAAGCGGCCGCCCCGGCCGATGTTCACGTCGACGGCGTCGGTTCCCGAGCCGAACCGCCTGAGCTTCCGGATGAAGCCCGACGACCAGATCACCGTCGCGGTGCAGGCCAAGAAGCCGGGCGAGGAGCTCGAGAGCCGGCCGGTGTCGCTCGTGCTGAGCGAGGCGGTCGACGACGGCGACGCCCCTGGTGCCTACGACCGGTTGCTCGACGACGCGCTCGACGGCGACCCCCGCCTCTTCTCCCGGCAGGACGCGGTCGAGGCCGCGTGGGAGGCGGTGCAACCGGTGCTCGACGCGCCGCCGCCGTCGGAGCTGTACCGGGTCGGCTCGTGGGGGCCGACGGGGGCCGACCGGCTCGTCCCCGGCGACGTCTGGAACCCGTGCGGCGAGGGATGA
- the ric gene encoding iron-sulfur cluster repair di-iron protein, translating to MTTTHVDPRATLGELVKERSTRARVLEHHGIDYCCHGHRPLDEAAAEAGIDLDLLVAELAGSDAGTGADDVERTPVELVDHIVETHHAYLHEELPLLQELAHKVESVHGVRHPELVSVAALVRAVVEDLVPHLAEEETVVFPAIRRHVDAGEDVPGELVERLRDDHEATGALLGELRSVTDGYQVPGDACASYTSLYERLAALEADTFRHIHLENNVLFPALSG from the coding sequence ATGACCACCACCCACGTCGACCCCCGTGCCACGCTCGGCGAGCTCGTCAAGGAGCGCTCGACCCGGGCCCGCGTCCTCGAGCACCACGGCATCGACTACTGCTGCCACGGCCACCGACCCCTCGACGAGGCGGCGGCGGAGGCCGGGATCGACCTCGACCTGCTCGTGGCCGAGCTCGCCGGCTCCGATGCCGGCACCGGTGCCGACGACGTCGAGCGGACCCCGGTCGAGCTCGTCGACCACATCGTCGAGACGCACCACGCGTACCTCCACGAGGAGCTGCCCCTGCTCCAGGAGCTGGCGCACAAGGTCGAGTCCGTGCACGGCGTTCGCCACCCCGAGCTGGTCTCGGTCGCGGCCCTCGTGCGAGCCGTCGTCGAGGACCTCGTGCCCCACCTCGCCGAGGAGGAGACGGTCGTGTTCCCCGCGATCCGTCGTCACGTCGACGCCGGCGAGGACGTGCCCGGCGAGCTCGTCGAGCGCCTGCGCGACGACCACGAGGCCACCGGCGCCCTCCTCGGCGAGCTCCGCTCGGTCACCGACGGCTACCAGGTCCCTGGTGACGCGTGCGCCAGCTACACCTCGCTCTACGAGCGCCTCGCGGCGCTGGAGGCCGACACCTTCCGCCACATCCACCTCGAGAACAACGTGCTCTTCCCGGCGCTGTCGGGCTGA
- a CDS encoding multicopper oxidase domain-containing protein, producing MTTSDRTPVHELSTDPPPTHRDGWMTITFSVAACAVFFALLAVGLALRASDEEAAAGSAGATGSQTVQVELGDLYVEPASISVPAGTEVIVEVTNAGAMPHDLAFEGDTSRGTKMLDPGETETVSLGVVETSSEAWCTVPGHKEAGMVMAIEVTGGDTEQASAAGGHDVATAAPGADGNAVIDFNAAPADGWAPYDPTLAPAPGGTEHEVTWHMTEEVIEIAPGVTQELWTFDGQVPGPTLRGKVGDIFTVTIVNDGQMGHSLDFHSSKVAWDDEMRTIAPGESLVYQFEAKHAGAYMYHCGTAPTLHHIGNGMHGAIIIDPPDLAEVDHEFVFVQHEFYTGPEGQPGDLAKMQDDEWDAVVFNGYVNQYVHAPLRVEQGERVRAWIVNNGPSENSSWHVVGTIFDTVYFEGAYSLRPDDTRGGSQALALQPAQGGFVEFTFDEEGFYPFVTHKFSNAGRGAMGLFQVGDVELPEGASH from the coding sequence ATGACCACCTCGGATCGCACCCCCGTCCACGAGCTCTCCACCGACCCGCCGCCCACGCACCGCGACGGATGGATGACCATCACCTTCAGCGTCGCCGCCTGCGCGGTGTTCTTCGCGCTGCTCGCCGTCGGCCTCGCCCTCCGGGCCTCCGACGAGGAGGCCGCGGCGGGCTCCGCCGGCGCCACCGGCAGCCAGACCGTCCAGGTCGAGCTCGGCGACCTCTACGTCGAGCCGGCCAGCATCTCGGTCCCCGCGGGCACCGAGGTGATCGTCGAGGTCACCAACGCCGGGGCGATGCCCCACGACCTGGCGTTCGAGGGTGACACCTCACGCGGCACGAAGATGCTCGATCCCGGCGAGACCGAGACCGTGAGCCTCGGCGTCGTCGAGACCTCGAGCGAGGCCTGGTGCACCGTCCCCGGCCACAAGGAGGCCGGCATGGTGATGGCCATCGAGGTCACGGGCGGCGACACCGAGCAGGCCAGCGCAGCCGGCGGCCACGACGTCGCCACGGCGGCGCCCGGCGCCGACGGCAACGCCGTCATCGACTTCAACGCCGCCCCCGCCGACGGCTGGGCGCCCTACGACCCGACCCTCGCTCCCGCCCCCGGCGGCACCGAGCACGAGGTCACCTGGCACATGACCGAGGAGGTCATCGAGATCGCCCCCGGCGTCACCCAGGAGCTGTGGACCTTCGACGGCCAGGTGCCCGGGCCCACCCTGCGGGGCAAGGTCGGCGACATCTTCACCGTCACGATCGTCAACGACGGCCAGATGGGCCACTCGCTCGACTTCCACTCGAGCAAGGTGGCGTGGGACGACGAGATGCGCACCATCGCCCCGGGTGAGTCGCTCGTCTACCAGTTCGAGGCCAAGCACGCCGGTGCGTACATGTACCACTGCGGCACCGCCCCGACGCTGCACCACATCGGCAACGGCATGCACGGCGCCATCATCATCGACCCGCCGGACCTCGCAGAGGTCGACCACGAGTTCGTCTTCGTGCAGCACGAGTTCTACACCGGCCCCGAGGGCCAGCCCGGCGACCTGGCCAAGATGCAGGACGACGAGTGGGACGCCGTGGTCTTCAACGGCTACGTCAACCAGTACGTCCACGCCCCGCTGCGGGTCGAGCAGGGCGAGCGGGTGCGGGCCTGGATCGTGAACAACGGCCCGTCGGAGAACAGCTCCTGGCACGTCGTCGGCACGATCTTCGACACCGTGTACTTCGAGGGCGCCTACAGCCTGCGCCCCGACGACACCCGAGGCGGCTCCCAGGCGCTGGCCCTCCAGCCGGCCCAGGGCGGGTTCGTCGAGTTCACCTTCGACGAGGAGGGCTTCTACCCCTTCGTCACCCACAAGTTCTCCAACGCCGGCCGAGGCGCCATGGGCCTCTTCCAGGTCGGTGACGTGGAGCTCCCCGAGGGTGCGTCGCACTGA
- a CDS encoding diadenylate cyclase produces MRWVRTSTVDHLPRDPVADAMAEALADVLATGTVELRYRPAGTPPEVALGPELASASGKGPDGWDLTVTVRLGDRRRHLLPSGSEPLAEVLAALPQVGIEVAETFRSLRREEQHHALPAPLRRAMRDSIAAGILTRYLDARTDGPVAEGLISETIEYLVELSSSRVESHDLTHGVVLTDVLEASPRIELRYPAHLRAAKRAPLLFDGQHSVLVVDERGRARTELQRHRFDRLHAEHERMRGRTAEMVESGSLVAHATATVGGIGFYLRTDRSIWTFVDGEPLLVRRGERWRAFPFELAASITRMIGDSPAAHEVVQAAFLISAQPRGAILAIVEDASELDGIVPTKDRYDLRDEIDPMAMRVETRLHHLIDSEELDERTIARLAVLDGATILDRDGRLIAYGAIVTSSESQYEGARTAAARTLSEHALVVLKVSVDGDITVFRDGKVVATLLAGVGGGPQG; encoded by the coding sequence ATGCGCTGGGTACGCACCTCGACCGTCGACCACCTGCCGCGGGACCCCGTGGCCGACGCCATGGCCGAGGCGCTCGCCGACGTGCTCGCCACCGGCACCGTCGAGCTCCGGTACCGGCCCGCCGGCACCCCGCCCGAGGTCGCCCTCGGCCCGGAGCTGGCCTCGGCGTCGGGGAAGGGCCCCGACGGGTGGGACCTGACGGTGACCGTCCGGCTGGGCGATCGCCGGCGCCACCTCCTGCCGTCGGGCAGCGAGCCGCTCGCCGAGGTGCTCGCCGCCCTGCCCCAGGTGGGGATCGAGGTCGCGGAGACGTTCCGGTCCCTGCGGCGCGAGGAGCAGCACCACGCGCTGCCCGCGCCCCTGCGTCGGGCGATGCGCGACTCGATCGCCGCGGGCATCCTCACCCGCTACCTCGACGCCCGCACCGACGGGCCGGTCGCCGAGGGGCTCATCTCCGAGACGATCGAGTACCTGGTCGAGCTCAGCTCCAGCCGCGTCGAGTCCCACGACCTCACCCACGGGGTGGTGCTCACCGACGTGCTCGAGGCCTCGCCGCGCATCGAGCTGCGGTACCCGGCGCACCTCCGGGCCGCGAAGCGGGCGCCGCTGCTCTTCGACGGGCAGCACTCCGTCCTCGTCGTCGACGAGAGGGGCCGGGCCCGCACCGAGCTCCAGCGCCACCGCTTCGACCGCCTGCACGCCGAGCACGAGCGCATGCGGGGCCGCACCGCGGAGATGGTCGAGTCCGGCAGCCTCGTCGCCCACGCCACTGCCACCGTCGGCGGCATCGGGTTCTACCTGCGCACCGACCGCAGCATCTGGACCTTCGTCGACGGCGAGCCGCTGCTCGTGCGGCGGGGCGAGCGGTGGCGGGCCTTCCCGTTCGAGCTGGCGGCGTCGATCACCCGCATGATCGGCGACAGCCCGGCCGCCCACGAGGTCGTGCAGGCGGCGTTCCTCATCTCGGCCCAACCCCGAGGCGCGATCCTCGCCATCGTCGAGGACGCCTCCGAGCTCGACGGGATCGTCCCCACCAAGGACCGCTACGACCTGCGCGACGAGATCGACCCGATGGCGATGCGGGTCGAGACGCGCCTGCACCACCTCATCGACTCCGAGGAGCTCGACGAGCGGACGATCGCCCGCCTCGCCGTCCTCGACGGCGCGACGATCCTCGACCGCGACGGCCGCCTCATCGCCTACGGCGCCATCGTCACCAGCTCGGAGAGCCAGTACGAGGGGGCGCGGACCGCCGCGGCTCGCACGCTCTCGGAGCACGCGCTGGTGGTGCTGAAGGTGTCGGTCGACGGCGACATCACCGTGTTCCGCGACGGCAAGGTCGTGGCCACGCTGCTCGCCGGGGTGGGTGGTGGCCCGCAGGGTTGA
- a CDS encoding NADPH-dependent FMN reductase, translating to MSRPVLQVIVGSTRPGRVGRPIADWFHGVASSHGAFDVELVDLAEVDLPLFDEPRHPRLGDYEHEHTRRWSDTISRGDAYVFDVPEYNHGYNAAVKNAIDFLFHEWQRKPIGFVSYGGVAGGTRAVQQLKTVAAALKMVPLPEAVYIPMVGQVVRDGEVRATDVMGDAAGVMLDELARWSGALEGLRPTD from the coding sequence GTGTCGCGCCCCGTCCTGCAGGTCATCGTCGGCAGCACCCGTCCCGGCCGCGTCGGCCGCCCGATCGCCGACTGGTTCCACGGCGTCGCGTCGTCCCACGGGGCGTTCGATGTCGAGCTCGTCGATCTGGCCGAGGTCGACCTGCCGCTGTTCGACGAGCCCCGCCACCCCCGCCTCGGCGACTACGAGCACGAGCACACCCGCCGCTGGAGCGACACCATCTCGCGCGGCGACGCCTACGTGTTCGACGTGCCCGAGTACAACCACGGCTACAACGCCGCGGTGAAGAACGCGATCGACTTCCTCTTCCACGAGTGGCAGCGCAAGCCGATCGGGTTCGTCTCCTACGGGGGCGTCGCCGGCGGCACCCGAGCGGTGCAGCAGCTGAAGACGGTGGCCGCGGCCCTGAAGATGGTCCCGCTGCCCGAGGCGGTGTACATCCCGATGGTCGGCCAGGTCGTCCGCGACGGCGAGGTCCGAGCCACCGACGTCATGGGCGACGCCGCCGGGGTGATGCTCGACGAGCTGGCGCGCTGGTCGGGCGCGCTGGAGGGGCTGCGCCCGACAGACTGA